The following proteins come from a genomic window of Rhodohalobacter sp. 614A:
- a CDS encoding DoxX family protein, whose protein sequence is MNKTKIAYWASTVIFSAIMLLLAINYFISPDIVQAFEHLGFPDYFRVELGIAKMMGAILLLLPFKGRINEWIYAGFTINLISAIIAHIASGDSVSTTILAWVLLVLLAVSYVTHHKLSRDVS, encoded by the coding sequence ATGAACAAAACAAAAATAGCCTACTGGGCATCAACTGTAATATTTAGTGCCATAATGCTCTTATTGGCCATTAATTATTTTATAAGTCCGGATATAGTTCAGGCTTTCGAGCACCTTGGCTTCCCCGATTACTTCAGAGTTGAGCTTGGGATTGCGAAAATGATGGGAGCTATACTTTTGCTACTACCATTCAAGGGAAGAATTAATGAGTGGATATATGCCGGCTTTACGATTAACCTGATTTCCGCTATTATTGCCCATATTGCTTCTGGCGATTCTGTTTCTACAACAATTTTAGCCTGGGTTTTACTTGTACTGTTAGCTGTTTCTTATGTAACCCATCATAAACTTTCTAGGGATGTCAGCTAA
- a CDS encoding helix-turn-helix domain-containing protein yields the protein MLNNQSDQKINSISSKDFVHNFIEADAKRFNWQKTPIQIYPLRNVSKHLITPTPLFRPSYNFLVYLQSGLFEQQIGTQTFKIEAPAILWISNGTITAIKSIHKNINGYFLLVEEKTVNTIYKKKDSLNLFTIHPVLKLEKTESHWIHSLLHLMEKELKVNQPNRRVTHGLLQALLYKVLDLSDSKRALTRTEQVAIDFKRLVYNHFKEEQSVSFYAGKLAISENYLNRCVNNIFNKSTKEVITEIRILQSQLLLWDLSKDVSEVGFELNFDDPSYFSRVFKKVTGQTPSEYRTSVMHDLS from the coding sequence ATGTTAAACAACCAATCAGATCAAAAAATAAATTCCATATCATCAAAAGATTTTGTTCACAATTTTATTGAAGCAGATGCAAAACGGTTTAATTGGCAGAAAACACCCATCCAAATTTATCCTCTTCGAAACGTTTCGAAACACCTGATTACACCCACTCCTTTATTTCGGCCTTCTTACAATTTTCTTGTTTACTTACAATCCGGTTTGTTCGAACAGCAGATAGGAACACAAACATTCAAGATTGAAGCCCCGGCTATTTTATGGATTTCAAACGGAACCATCACCGCTATTAAATCCATTCACAAAAATATTAATGGATATTTTTTATTGGTTGAAGAGAAAACGGTAAATACGATTTATAAGAAAAAAGATTCCCTCAACCTGTTCACGATTCATCCCGTTTTGAAATTAGAAAAAACAGAGAGTCACTGGATTCACTCCCTTCTTCATCTGATGGAAAAAGAACTCAAAGTAAATCAACCAAACAGAAGGGTAACGCATGGATTATTACAAGCATTGCTTTATAAAGTGTTGGACCTCTCTGACAGTAAAAGAGCCCTTACTCGTACTGAACAAGTGGCTATTGATTTTAAGCGGCTCGTCTACAATCACTTTAAGGAGGAGCAAAGTGTGTCCTTTTATGCCGGGAAATTGGCTATCTCGGAAAATTATCTGAACCGGTGTGTGAATAATATCTTTAATAAATCAACGAAAGAGGTGATCACTGAAATTCGGATTCTCCAGAGTCAGCTTTTACTTTGGGATCTATCGAAGGATGTCTCTGAAGTTGGCTTTGAACTAAACTTCGATGATCCTTCCTATTTTTCTCGTGTTTTTAAAAAGGTAACCGGACAAACTCCATCTGAATACAGAACCTCGGTTATGCACGATTTGTCCTAA
- a CDS encoding TPM domain-containing protein — MMTKPMLTRLKILVLTLLIATPLSAQDFPSPSGHVNDFANLLSNQEVSNLEQKLRTYRDTTSNVIAIAIVKSLQGLPREEVATTIFNEWRMWEGERQNGVLILVAPEERQMQIEVGYGLEGAVTDLQAGRIVSEILRPNFQQGNFYTGLQQATTVLMQLAAGEYDAVDRATDGSGNFSFIVLIIIFVIIYTLVRASSGGTGPGGKRRRTLGSGGPIIWGGGGFSGGSGGFGGGGGFGGFSGGGGFGSGGGGAGGGW, encoded by the coding sequence ATGATGACTAAACCCATGTTGACCCGGCTAAAAATACTTGTACTTACACTATTAATCGCAACTCCCCTTTCGGCACAGGATTTTCCATCTCCCTCGGGACATGTAAATGATTTCGCAAACCTGCTGAGCAACCAGGAAGTTTCAAATCTTGAGCAAAAACTCAGAACCTATCGCGATACAACGTCGAACGTGATTGCGATTGCCATTGTAAAAAGCCTGCAGGGACTGCCCCGCGAAGAAGTTGCCACCACTATTTTTAACGAATGGCGAATGTGGGAAGGCGAACGACAAAACGGAGTTTTAATCCTGGTTGCGCCCGAAGAACGCCAAATGCAGATTGAAGTTGGCTACGGACTGGAAGGTGCCGTTACCGATTTACAGGCCGGACGAATTGTAAGTGAAATTCTGAGGCCCAACTTTCAACAAGGCAATTTTTACACAGGACTACAACAGGCCACAACCGTACTGATGCAGCTTGCGGCCGGGGAATACGATGCTGTTGATCGTGCCACTGACGGTTCAGGCAACTTCAGTTTCATAGTGCTTATTATCATTTTCGTCATCATTTATACCCTGGTACGTGCCAGCAGTGGTGGAACAGGACCCGGAGGAAAACGGCGACGGACACTTGGCTCCGGCGGCCCAATCATTTGGGGAGGTGGAGGTTTCAGTGGCGGTTCTGGCGGATTCGGAGGTGGAGGCGGATTCGGCGGCTTTAGCGGTGGCGGCGGATTTGGATCCGGCGGCGGCGGTGCCGGCGGAGGTTGGTAG
- a CDS encoding winged helix-turn-helix transcriptional regulator: MNDKSPLKKDECSRRLRSVRDVMDLLNGKWKIPIITLLLTGPRQFNEMKDEIKGISAKMLSKELKELEINKLIDREVQDTKPITVKYSITEYGYTFAGVINELSKWGQEHRERIMG, from the coding sequence ATGAATGATAAATCCCCTTTAAAAAAAGACGAATGTAGTCGTCGACTTCGATCCGTTCGTGATGTTATGGATTTGCTTAATGGCAAATGGAAAATTCCAATTATCACACTTCTTCTGACGGGTCCGCGGCAATTTAATGAGATGAAAGACGAGATAAAGGGTATCTCCGCGAAAATGCTCTCCAAAGAGCTTAAAGAACTGGAAATCAATAAGTTAATAGATCGTGAAGTGCAGGATACAAAACCTATAACGGTTAAATACTCCATCACAGAGTATGGGTATACCTTTGCTGGAGTCATTAACGAATTAAGCAAATGGGGTCAGGAACACCGGGAACGAATTATGGGATAG
- a CDS encoding NAD(P)-dependent oxidoreductase: protein MNIFLLGATGGTGFEILKQLVRENHHVNTLVRTPSKLSLEGLNIADDQITIIEGDLFDVDNLSHHLENSDVVISALGTGTQNKYTEIYSEGGRSILHAMRKAGLKKLITITSAIIDMSDPSTDSFFYHRIIRPTYNKIYYDQVRWETILEENKDIDWICVRPPYLTDKGFTGKYRVRERHCPKGGSKISRADLADFIVQQIDSDQFIHKKPVIAY from the coding sequence ATGAATATTTTCTTATTGGGCGCAACGGGAGGTACGGGTTTTGAAATACTCAAACAATTAGTCCGTGAGAATCACCATGTAAATACATTGGTTCGAACTCCCTCAAAATTATCTCTTGAGGGTTTGAATATAGCTGATGATCAAATCACTATCATTGAAGGAGATCTGTTTGATGTGGATAATCTTTCTCATCATTTAGAAAACAGTGATGTTGTCATTTCGGCTCTGGGGACAGGAACTCAAAATAAGTATACGGAGATCTATTCTGAAGGAGGTAGAAGTATTCTGCATGCCATGCGGAAAGCCGGTTTAAAAAAACTCATCACCATCACATCGGCTATCATTGATATGAGTGATCCGAGCACGGATAGTTTCTTTTACCATCGCATCATTCGTCCTACCTACAACAAAATTTATTACGATCAGGTGCGCTGGGAAACGATTCTTGAAGAGAACAAAGATATTGACTGGATTTGTGTTCGTCCGCCGTATCTCACAGACAAAGGTTTTACGGGTAAATATAGAGTCCGGGAAAGGCATTGCCCGAAAGGAGGTTCGAAGATCAGTCGAGCCGATCTTGCCGATTTCATTGTACAGCAGATCGATTCTGATCAATTCATACACAAGAAACCGGTTATTGCTTATTAA